The Pedosphaera parvula Ellin514 genomic interval ACCTCCAGCCCCTGAAATCGGAGATCTCAAAACTTTCGAAGTCAATCCATTGATGGAACCAGCAGGGGCCTGCCTTGGTCACGAACGGCCATTAACGCCGTGCCCCTGGTCGCCTCCTTCGTGTAGCATCTCATACTTGATATAAACGTATGATTCCGTGTCCACTGGTCCGCCAAACCCTGCTCCCCTGGCCGCTTCCGGATCAAAATATCTCAGGGCATTCACAGCTTCATTGCCAATATATGGGTCTGGATCCTTGGCCGCCTTCATCAATGCAGGAGTTAAATCCCGTTGGCTGGGTCGCACTTCCAGCAGACTCACAAAAGCGAGATATTTGATATGTTTGTTGCGATCATCCAAAAGTTTCACCAACTTCGGGATGGCTGGCCGCGCCGCTTCACCCAAAATCTCAAATCCATCAGCTCCCCGTGCGCGGTACGTTCCAACCTGCACCGCCTCGATTGGCACCAGTTTTTGCCGTCTTAATAAATCTATCCCCTTCTCTTCCATTGGGGGACGCCGATAACTCATGGTCTTCAGCAAACTCGGAATCGCTTTCGGTCCGATGTTCTGCACAGCTTGCGCCGCCTTTTGCCGTTCCGGGGAGTCCCAACTCTCATCCTGGTAAAGTTCCAGCCACTCACCCAGCTTTTTGCCCTGGTAAACCGGCTCCCGCGCCTGCATGAAAAGAATCCCTTGCCATCCCAGGAGAATGACGACTCCCAATGTGACCATGAGCCGTAACGTCTTCACATCCTTGGTTAAAACTTCTGCCTCCTTCCATCAAAATGCAACCTCAGCTCCAACGAATTCCCTGCCATTTTCGCGCTTTTCGTGCCGGAAAAACTCTCAACCTTGAACCCTGCACCGCGAACTGGTAATTCTTTTGCGTATGGAAAAACCTGACCAACTCCGTGAACTGTTTAACATGCAACGCGCGCTCAACCAGCGCATCGGTGTCAACACTGATGCCATGACTGAGGAGGAAAAAACCAAATGGATCCTCAATTATTGCCGCGCCATGTCGCAGGAGATGGCCGAACTCACCGACAGTGTCCCGTGGAAATGGTGGGCCAAATATCAGAAGTTCGATGAACAAAACGCCCGTGTTGAAGTGGTCGATCTCTTTCACTTCCTCATCAGCATGGCCCAGGTCCTCGGCATGAGCGCCGACGACGTCTTCAACGCCTACGTCAAAAAGAACGAAGTCAATTTCAAGCGCCAGGAATCCGGCTACATCAAAAAAGACCACGACGATTCCAAGCACATTTAACTTTGCGAAAAAGAGAAAGGATTTGGCTAACCAGACTCCCAGTGCGAATCATTTGGATCTTCGTTGATGATGGTTTGTGGTTTCAATTTCCCCCCATTCTCATCAGAGACGGAGATCCTTTTCACTCACTTTTTAAAAGCTAATTTGGACAGTAGTGACCCCTTTACGCGCGTGATCCGCGATTTGAATGCTTAAATCGCAATACACTGTGCGGATGTTCTTGCTTGAGCGTATAAAGGATTCTAATATGCCCATTCATGGAACAAGAGAAAATTTCGGACCATCGTGACCTGAAATTGGTGGCGCTGTTGCTCGCCATTGGTGTGGTAGTGTTTCAATTGTCGATGGCCGCCAAGGGATACAGCATCACCCGGGATCAACACCTCGCCACAGCAATTTGGTACGCAAAAGGCAACATTGATCTACTAAACCCGATTCTGCCCGGGTTCAACGCAAATGGTTCGCCGACACCCCTTGAATTCCCAATTTGGCAAGCCCTAACTGCAGCGTTGATGAAGAGGTTCGGCATTTGGTACGGCTGGGGAAACGTGGTGTCACTTGCGTTCATGCTCTCCACGGTGGCGTTGTTGTTCGACCTGGCGCGAAGGATTTATTCCGAACGCGTCGCGTGGTGGACGGCGGTGTTCGCGCTTGCGCAACCGTTGAACATCATCGTCGGCGGCCAGGCTGGTGGCGACAGCACGGCGTGGGCACTGGCGGTTTGTTTCATTTATTCCGCTTATCGAATGATGGAGAAATGCAGTTGGGGTTGGTGGGCGGCCGCGGCGGTGACGGGCAGCTTGAGCGCGATAGTGAAGGCGCCGTTCTTCATGACCGTGGGGTTGACAGCATTTTTCTGGCTGCTTTTGAAACACCGGCTTTCGGTGACTGCCTGGATACAACTTGCTTTGGCGGGAATCGTGAGTATGGCCGTATTTGTGGTTTGGAACGAGCACGCGCACCGGCTTTATGCGCTGGCGGAATTTCCATTGGTGAACATGGATATCTTGGGCAAAGAGAGCGGCGGCATCGCGGAGTGGTATTTCGGAACGATTCACTACCGCCTAACCCCCATGAATTGGATCCGCGGCGGATGGTATTTTATGTGTTATGTTGTTGGGAACTTCGGGCTGGTTTTTCTGGCGCTTGCGGCGGTGCGGTTGCGGAAGATATCTGAAGTCTGGCTCTGGATTCTTGCCGCAGTCTGCACAACAATGGTCTTCACACCGCTGATTCTCAGCCATACCCATTATTTCTTTGTCTTTTCATCCGCGTTCGCGCTGCTATGCGCCTCCGCGGCGCATGCGTTCGAGGACGGTGCTTGGCAGCGGCTTCAGCTAAATGTGTTTGGGCGGTTCGTGCTGGTGATGGCGGCAATTGTGTTTTCGCTGGCAGAGACGACCCAAACCATTCACTTCACTCAGCTTTTCGATCCGTGGAAAGATGAGTCCGCGCGCATAATTAAGGAGTACACAGCACCGACGGACAAGATCGTAGTCTGGGGGGCCGTTTGGTGCGACCCGTTTGCCCGGTGTGAGCGGGACGGACTGACCGGCGGGTTCTCGACGAAGAACATCGGCTGGTTGAACGATCCCAAGAAGCTCGCCCGTCTCAAGGAATTGGGTTACACGCGGCTTGTGCTGATGAATCCTTCGCCGTACCTAGTGGCGCTGACGATTGCTACCGGCACGCAACGGGAGCGGGCGATGAATTTGGCGGAAGAACTTCCCGACGCGGCAAAGAATTGGCCGGTGCTGTTCAGCTCGCCGCAAATCCTCATCCTGCAGATCCCCAAGTAATGAACAGTGCGTTCATTGCAGCCGCGGCGGGGCATTGCTGTTCACTACTGTCCAAATTAGGTTTTTGAACTCATCGGGCAAGCGCCGTTTTACTGCGCATTTAAAGGGATATTGATTCGCCTGCATCTGGTTCACAGAACGGCCAACCTGTTTTTGAAAGCGGCTCATCGCACGTCAAATTCCGAGCAAAAAGGAAGCCCAATGGCTCGCCTCCGAAATGCTTGATTTGATTAACCATCAATCCAAAGCAACCTTGGCACAAAATCTTTCCAATTCCTGATCCGTTACAACTCCGCTGGACAACTCCCCTGCCTCGCCTAGAATCATTAAGTAACGCGCTCATATCAGCGCCGAATCTTAAATGAAAAAGAAATCTGCCGTTCCGACCGTTCGTTCGCAACCAGCACCCGCTGCCTGGCGCAAGGACATTGAATCCATGCTCATCAGCGATAAACAACTCGCACGGCGCGTCCAGGAAATGTCGGTCCAGATTGAACGCGATTTTAAAGGCCGGGAAATGGTCGTCGTCTCGCTGCTCAACGGCACCGTGCTGTTCCTCGCCGATCTCATCCGCCACCTCTCCCTTCCCTTGCGACTCGATTTCATCGGCGTCTCCAGCTATGGCCACGGCACGGAATCCGGCGACCTCGTTTTCACCAAGGAACTCCGCCTCGATGTCCGCGGTCGCGATGTGCTCCTCGTTGACGACATTCTCGACACTGGCAAGACCATCCACCGCGTCCTCGCCAAGCTCAAAGCCCTGAAACCACGCCGCATCAAGACCTGCGTCCTGCTCGATAAAAAAGCCCGCCGTGTCGAAAACGTGCAAGCGGACTATGTCGGTTTTGAAATTCCTGATTACTTCGTTGTCGGTTACGGATTGGACTTTGCCGAGCGTTATCGCAACCTCCCCTTCGTCGGCGTCCTCCACCCGAAAATTTACAAAGCCAACGCGAAAACCAAATCGCCTTACCGGAAGAAAAAGTAAGTCCGGCCGGCTCGCACCGTCAGCAATGCAAATCCAGGTTCATTTTTATTCCTATTTCAAAGACCTGACCGGCTGCACGGATACGATCGAAACTCTGACCGACGGCAGCACGATCGACACTTTGCTCAAGCAACTCATTGAGCGTTTCCCCAAACTAGGTGGGATGCAAAATTCCACTCTCATCGCTGTCGGCGTTGAATATCAGGGCCGCAGCTACGTCCTCAAGGCCGGCGACCAGGTTTCCCTCTTCCCTCCCGTCCAGGGCGGCTGATCTACTGGCCATGAAACGCCACCTCACCATCACTACCGATCCCATTAACGAACCCGACCTCGTTGCCCAACGCACCATGTCCTCAGGTATGGGCGCTGCCATTTACTTTTCCGGGGTCGTTCGCGGTGCCGAAGGCGAATCCTCCATCACCGCCATCGAATACGAAGCCTTTCATAAAATGGCGGAGCACCAGTTCAATCTCCTCTTCGATCAAATCGAAAAACGCTGGCCGATCGAGTCCATCCGACTTGTGCACCGCCTTGGCCTTGTTCAAGTCAACGAAGCTTCGCTCTGGGTCGAAATCATTTCCCCCCATCGCGGCGAAGCCTTCGCTGCCTGCCAATGGCTTATCGAAGAAATGAAACGCGTTGTCCCCATTTGGAAAAAGCCAGTCTCTTGAGGGAGGGTTTTGCCCTATCGAAAAGGGCTTGTGTTTGCTTCCACGCACGGGAATAATCGAGTCCTCGGAATGAAGCACAAATTTGCACTATTAGCCATCCTGCTCGCGGCATCGGTACTTCCCTCGCTCTGCAGGGCTCAAACCTACAGCATTGATTGGTTCAGCATCGATGGCGGTGGCGGCACCAGCACCGGCGGCGTTTATTCTGTCAGCGGCACCATTGGTCAGCCTGATGCCGGTCATATGTCTGGCGGCAATTACACCATCGATGGCGGTTTTTGGGGCATCATTGCTGCTGTTCAAACACCTGGCGCGCCATTCCTTACCATCACTCCAGCCGGTTTGAACGTAATCATTTCCTGGCCCGTTTCTTCCACGACGTTCACTTTGCAACAGGACGCTGATCTGAATACTCCCAACGCCTGGTCAACCACTGGTTCCTCCGTTACTGTCACTAATGGCAGCAACTACGTGACCGTGCCCGCCACCGTTGGCAACAAGTTCTTCCGGTTGAAATATCCGTAATCCCTCTTTTAATTTCATTCCGTCCCCATCGGCACCTTGACCCTGCCGGACTTTACGCATAGAAAAGGGGAACTATGCAAAGGTTCTTTACGCAATCTTTGAAATGGCGCGCGTTCGCCATGTTCCTCTTCCTCGCTGGATTGGTGTTTTCAACACCTGCGGCGGATTTCAAAGTTGGCCTGGTCCTCGACCGTGGAGGGAAGGATGACAAATCCTTCAACTCGTCCGCCTATGAAGGTGCCAACCAGGCCAAAAAGAAACTCGGCATTTTCCTCAAGTATGTCGAAGCCACCGATGACAATGCTTTCGAACCGCTATTGCGCGCCTTTGCTCAAAGAGATTTTGATCTGATCATCGGCATCGGCTTCGCTCAGAAGGAAGCCATCAAAAAAGTTGCCGCACAGTTTCCGCAAAAGCATTTCGCCATCATTGATGCTGAAGTGGACGCGCCCAACGTTCGCTCTCTCGTGTTCGAAGAGCATGAAGGTGCTTACCTGATCGGCGCCATCGCGGCCATGACCAGCAAGAGTGGAAAAATTGGTTTCGTCGGTGGCATGGATATTCCGCTCATTCGCCGCTTTTCCATGGCTTATGAAGCCGGGGCTAAAAAGATTAATCCTCAAATAAACGTCCTCGCCAATTTCGTCGGAGTGACCAGTGAAGCCTGGAACAACCCGCCGAAAGGAAAGGAGCTCGCGGTATCACAATACGATGCAGGTATCGACATTATTTTCGCCGCTGCCGGAGCTTCTGGTCTGGGTGTTTTTGACGCTGCTGAGGAAAAAAAGAAATTCGCGATCGGCGTCGATGCCAATCAGAATTGGACCAAACCCGGCCTGATACTGACGAGTATGCTCAAGCGGGTGGATGAGGCTGTCGCTTCCACGATTGAAGAGTCAAAGGCGGGCCATTTTACGGGTGGCATTAAACGTTTTGGCCTCGCAAACAAGGGTATCGATTACTCCGTTGATCAGTACAACGAAAAGATTCTACCCGAATCCGTGCGCAAGCGCGCCGATGACATCAAGGCGGAAATCATCGCCGGCAAAATCGTCGTCCCCGATTTCTACAAGAAAAAATAATGGCGTCCGCCACCACCGCAGCAGTCGAGTTGCGTGAACTGACCAAGCAGTTCAATGGTTGCGTGGCCAATGCCGGGGTAAACCTGCGAGTGGAACCCGGCACCATCCATGGTGTCATCGGCGAAAACGGCGCAGGCAAATCCACTTCCATGAAGATGCTCTACGGCGTCTATCGGCCTGACACCGGAGCCATTTTCGTTCATGGAAAGAAATGTGACTGGTCTTCCCCCTCTGCTGCCATTGCTGCCGGGATCGGAATGGTCCATCAGCATTTCATGCTCGCCGCCCCCTACTCGACGCTGGACAACATTCTACTCGGAGCGGAGCCTCGCCGTTGGGGAAGGATTGATCGCAAGGCCGCCCGCACCCGCCTGGAGACTCTGGCCAATCAATACAATTTGCCCGTCGATTGGGATTGCCCTGTCGAACAACTTCCCGTTGGCATCCAGCAACGTATCGAGATTCTTAAGCTGCTTTTTCGCAACGCAAACATTCTCATTCTGGATGAACCCACCGCCGTCCTGACTCCCCAGGAAACCAACGACCTTTTCTCGAACTTGAAAAGGCTCCGTGACGAAGGCAAGACCATCCTCCTCATCACTCACAAACTAAAGGAAGTGATGTCTGTCACCGACCGAATCACGGTCTTTCGCGCCGGCAAGGTAACCGGGGAATTGGCAACTTCCGGAACCACTCCGCAGGAGCTGGCGAACCTGATGGTAGGTCGCAAAGTGGTTTTAAATATTGCAGTAACCCCTGCGAGTCCACGCGCCGAATCAGCCATTGAAATCAAAGGTTTAAATTTAACCGGCACCATGGCTGGAAGCCGCCACAAACTTTCAGATGTAAATTTTTCCGTGCGGCGCGGTGAGATTGTTGGCATCGCCGGAGTTGAAGGCAATGGCCAATCAGAGCTGTTGCAGGCAATTCTTCATCCTCGCGATTCCCGCTGCCGAACCTCAGGCGCAGTCACATTTCTCGGTCAGGATGTCACTGCTTTTCAAGCGCTCAAAATCCGTGAGCTCGGCGTGGCGCTGGTTCCGGAGGATCGTCACCGCGAAGGACTCCTGCTCGAACAATCTGTCCGCGAAAACTTCCTCCTGGGTCTGCAAAGAAGCCCGGCTTTCAGCCGCGCGGGCTTTCTGCATTCAAAAAAATTGGAAACGACGGTAACACAAGCCATCGAGGAATATGATGTCCGCCCAAGGAATTTAGCTATTCCCGCTGGAAGTCTATCCGGTGGCAACCAGCAAAAGCTTATTGTCGCCCGCGAATTCCAGAGGCGCCCACAGGTATTGATTGCCGCGCAACCGACACGCGGCGTGGATGTCGGCGCCATTGAATTTATTCACCAGCGCATCGTGCGCGCGCGAGATGAAGGAGCCGGTGTCCTCCTCGTCTCCTCCGAACTGGAGGAAATTATGGCCTTATCTGACCGCATCCTCGTGATGTACGAAGGTCGCATCGTCGCTGAATTCGAACGCGGTCAGGTCTCGGAGCGCGAGCTGGGATTGAAAATGGGTGGATCATGAAACGGCTGCTCCAACCCATCCTCGCGGTCGCCCTGGGCCTGGCCTTGGGCCTCGCGATCACATGGTTTGCCGGCGAAAACCCATGGCATGTTCTAAAAATACTGGGACATGGAGCATTTGGCTCAGGTTACGATTTTGGCATGACGTTGTTCTATGCAACGCCACTCATTTTCACCGGACTCTCCGTTGCCATCGCGTTCCACGCCGGACTTTTCAATATTGGCGCTGAGGGCCAACTCACGTTGGGCGCGCTAGCCGCCGCCGCGGTGGGCGCGCTTTGGCCTGGGATTCCCTGGCCACTGGGGCCGATGCTCGCTGGTGTCACGGCGATTTGTGCGGGAACTCTTTG includes:
- a CDS encoding molybdenum cofactor biosynthesis protein MoaE; the protein is MKRHLTITTDPINEPDLVAQRTMSSGMGAAIYFSGVVRGAEGESSITAIEYEAFHKMAEHQFNLLFDQIEKRWPIESIRLVHRLGLVQVNEASLWVEIISPHRGEAFAACQWLIEEMKRVVPIWKKPVS
- the hpt gene encoding hypoxanthine phosphoribosyltransferase is translated as MKKKSAVPTVRSQPAPAAWRKDIESMLISDKQLARRVQEMSVQIERDFKGREMVVVSLLNGTVLFLADLIRHLSLPLRLDFIGVSSYGHGTESGDLVFTKELRLDVRGRDVLLVDDILDTGKTIHRVLAKLKALKPRRIKTCVLLDKKARRVENVQADYVGFEIPDYFVVGYGLDFAERYRNLPFVGVLHPKIYKANAKTKSPYRKKK
- a CDS encoding HEAT repeat domain-containing protein; its protein translation is MKTLRLMVTLGVVILLGWQGILFMQAREPVYQGKKLGEWLELYQDESWDSPERQKAAQAVQNIGPKAIPSLLKTMSYRRPPMEEKGIDLLRRQKLVPIEAVQVGTYRARGADGFEILGEAARPAIPKLVKLLDDRNKHIKYLAFVSLLEVRPSQRDLTPALMKAAKDPDPYIGNEAVNALRYFDPEAARGAGFGGPVDTESYVYIKYEMLHEGGDQGHGVNGRS
- a CDS encoding BMP family lipoprotein, translated to MQRFFTQSLKWRAFAMFLFLAGLVFSTPAADFKVGLVLDRGGKDDKSFNSSAYEGANQAKKKLGIFLKYVEATDDNAFEPLLRAFAQRDFDLIIGIGFAQKEAIKKVAAQFPQKHFAIIDAEVDAPNVRSLVFEEHEGAYLIGAIAAMTSKSGKIGFVGGMDIPLIRRFSMAYEAGAKKINPQINVLANFVGVTSEAWNNPPKGKELAVSQYDAGIDIIFAAAGASGLGVFDAAEEKKKFAIGVDANQNWTKPGLILTSMLKRVDEAVASTIEESKAGHFTGGIKRFGLANKGIDYSVDQYNEKILPESVRKRADDIKAEIIAGKIVVPDFYKKK
- a CDS encoding MoaD/ThiS family protein translates to MQIQVHFYSYFKDLTGCTDTIETLTDGSTIDTLLKQLIERFPKLGGMQNSTLIAVGVEYQGRSYVLKAGDQVSLFPPVQGG
- a CDS encoding ABC transporter ATP-binding protein — protein: MASATTAAVELRELTKQFNGCVANAGVNLRVEPGTIHGVIGENGAGKSTSMKMLYGVYRPDTGAIFVHGKKCDWSSPSAAIAAGIGMVHQHFMLAAPYSTLDNILLGAEPRRWGRIDRKAARTRLETLANQYNLPVDWDCPVEQLPVGIQQRIEILKLLFRNANILILDEPTAVLTPQETNDLFSNLKRLRDEGKTILLITHKLKEVMSVTDRITVFRAGKVTGELATSGTTPQELANLMVGRKVVLNIAVTPASPRAESAIEIKGLNLTGTMAGSRHKLSDVNFSVRRGEIVGIAGVEGNGQSELLQAILHPRDSRCRTSGAVTFLGQDVTAFQALKIRELGVALVPEDRHREGLLLEQSVRENFLLGLQRSPAFSRAGFLHSKKLETTVTQAIEEYDVRPRNLAIPAGSLSGGNQQKLIVAREFQRRPQVLIAAQPTRGVDVGAIEFIHQRIVRARDEGAGVLLVSSELEEIMALSDRILVMYEGRIVAEFERGQVSERELGLKMGGS
- a CDS encoding dUTPase gives rise to the protein MEKPDQLRELFNMQRALNQRIGVNTDAMTEEEKTKWILNYCRAMSQEMAELTDSVPWKWWAKYQKFDEQNARVEVVDLFHFLISMAQVLGMSADDVFNAYVKKNEVNFKRQESGYIKKDHDDSKHI
- a CDS encoding ArnT family glycosyltransferase produces the protein MEQEKISDHRDLKLVALLLAIGVVVFQLSMAAKGYSITRDQHLATAIWYAKGNIDLLNPILPGFNANGSPTPLEFPIWQALTAALMKRFGIWYGWGNVVSLAFMLSTVALLFDLARRIYSERVAWWTAVFALAQPLNIIVGGQAGGDSTAWALAVCFIYSAYRMMEKCSWGWWAAAAVTGSLSAIVKAPFFMTVGLTAFFWLLLKHRLSVTAWIQLALAGIVSMAVFVVWNEHAHRLYALAEFPLVNMDILGKESGGIAEWYFGTIHYRLTPMNWIRGGWYFMCYVVGNFGLVFLALAAVRLRKISEVWLWILAAVCTTMVFTPLILSHTHYFFVFSSAFALLCASAAHAFEDGAWQRLQLNVFGRFVLVMAAIVFSLAETTQTIHFTQLFDPWKDESARIIKEYTAPTDKIVVWGAVWCDPFARCERDGLTGGFSTKNIGWLNDPKKLARLKELGYTRLVLMNPSPYLVALTIATGTQRERAMNLAEELPDAAKNWPVLFSSPQILILQIPK